A section of the Sphingomonas ginsenosidivorax genome encodes:
- a CDS encoding MarR family winged helix-turn-helix transcriptional regulator gives MTNPAPLPLDDQLCFSLYAATIAINRAYKPVLDRLGITYPQFLVLQVLNETPEGCGIGAIAERLALEPSTITPLAKRLETAGLVTRSRGTIDERQVRVALTPLGRERWAETGCLAPLIVERTGMTGERLAKLNAEVTALRRALVG, from the coding sequence ATGACCAACCCCGCCCCGCTTCCGCTCGACGACCAGCTCTGCTTCTCGCTCTATGCCGCCACCATCGCGATCAACCGCGCGTACAAGCCGGTCCTCGACCGGCTCGGCATCACCTATCCCCAGTTCCTCGTCCTCCAGGTGCTGAACGAGACGCCCGAGGGCTGCGGCATCGGCGCGATTGCCGAGCGTCTGGCGTTGGAACCGAGCACGATCACCCCGCTCGCAAAGCGCCTCGAGACCGCCGGGCTGGTCACCCGGAGCCGCGGCACGATCGACGAGCGCCAGGTCCGCGTGGCGCTGACCCCTCTCGGTCGCGAACGCTGGGCCGAAACCGGGTGCCTCGCGCCGTTGATCGTGGAGCGCACCGGCATGACCGGAGAGCGGCTTGCCAAGCTCAATGCAGAGGTCACCGCACTCCGCCGAGCACTCGTCGGCTGA
- a CDS encoding organic hydroperoxide resistance protein — MSIDVKYSTTATATGGRDGHARSDDGRFDVKLSTPKELGGAGGDGSNPEQLFAAGYSACFIGALKVAGQQLKVKLPDDMTVTAKVGIGPRSAGGFGITTDLQVALPGIEREQAQKLVDAAHEICPYSNATRGNVDVGLTLV, encoded by the coding sequence ATGTCGATCGACGTCAAGTACAGCACCACGGCCACCGCAACCGGCGGTCGCGACGGCCACGCACGGTCCGACGACGGCCGGTTCGACGTCAAGCTGTCGACCCCCAAGGAACTGGGCGGCGCGGGCGGCGACGGCAGCAACCCGGAGCAGTTGTTCGCGGCGGGCTATTCGGCGTGCTTCATCGGCGCGCTGAAGGTCGCCGGCCAGCAGCTCAAGGTGAAGCTGCCCGACGACATGACGGTCACCGCGAAGGTCGGGATCGGTCCGCGCTCGGCGGGCGGGTTCGGCATCACGACCGATCTGCAGGTCGCGCTGCCCGGCATCGAGCGCGAGCAGGCGCAGAAGCTGGTCGATGCTGCGCACGAGATCTGCCCGTATTCGAACGCGACGCGCGGCAATGTCGATGTCGGGTTGACGCTGGTCTGA
- a CDS encoding ATP-binding protein: protein MPPPIDDNGRGAATFSFLAGGGECGDLIATRDWAQTTLGPLDDWPQSLRTATAVLLRSPVPIVMLWGEDGVMLYNDAYSLFAGGRHPELLGSRVREGWPEVADFNDHVMKVGLAGGTLHYKDQELTLYRHGRAEQVFMNLDYSPVLSESGEPAGVICFLADTSEGVRSERALRDSEARLRELNETLEAQVAARGAERDRLWRLSQDMLARADYSGMMSAVSPAWTQVLGWSEAELLARGYGTFMHPEDMPGTLASIAAMGETHLPARFENRISTRDGGWKHIEWTVAPEPDGVNFIAVGRDLSYAKAREAELALAQDALRQSQKMEAMGSLTGGVAHDFNNLLTPIIGSLDLLMRKGVGSERERRLIDGALQSAERAKTLVQRLLAFARRQPLQSTAVDVARLVDGLVELLGSTLGPMIDLRVDVAADLPPAKADPNQLEMALLNLAVNARDAMPDGGTLTVKATRESVRSEDPAGIRRGHYVRICVEDTGAGMDETTLRRATEPFFSTKGIGKGTGLGLSMVHGLAAQLGGGLSIDSTPGLGTTIALWLPISLTGIESDEPVSEAPTPVKALGVALLVDDEELVRISTADMLIDLGYEVVEATSAEIAVQFIENGLNPDVVVTDHLMPGMSGAQLARLLKVDRPDLPVLIVSGYAEADGIDPDIARLTKPFRNAELATSLAALVPGTSE from the coding sequence ATGCCGCCGCCTATCGATGACAATGGTCGCGGTGCTGCGACGTTTTCCTTCCTGGCGGGCGGGGGCGAGTGTGGCGATCTGATCGCGACGAGGGACTGGGCGCAAACGACGCTCGGTCCGCTCGACGACTGGCCGCAGAGCCTGAGAACCGCGACGGCCGTCCTGCTGCGGTCGCCCGTCCCGATCGTCATGCTGTGGGGCGAGGACGGCGTCATGCTGTACAACGACGCCTATTCGCTGTTCGCAGGCGGGCGACATCCCGAACTGCTCGGATCGCGGGTGCGCGAGGGATGGCCCGAGGTGGCCGACTTCAACGACCATGTCATGAAGGTCGGGCTGGCCGGCGGCACGCTGCACTACAAGGACCAGGAGCTGACGCTCTACCGGCACGGTCGCGCCGAACAGGTGTTCATGAACCTGGATTATTCCCCGGTTCTCTCGGAGAGCGGAGAGCCCGCCGGCGTCATCTGTTTCCTCGCCGACACCTCCGAGGGAGTGCGCAGCGAACGCGCGCTACGCGACAGCGAGGCGCGACTGCGCGAGCTGAACGAAACGCTGGAAGCGCAGGTCGCCGCGCGCGGCGCGGAGCGCGACCGGTTGTGGCGGCTGTCGCAGGACATGCTGGCGCGCGCGGACTATAGCGGCATGATGTCGGCGGTCAGCCCGGCCTGGACGCAGGTGCTCGGGTGGAGCGAAGCCGAACTGCTCGCGCGCGGCTATGGGACGTTCATGCATCCCGAAGACATGCCCGGGACGCTGGCGTCGATCGCCGCGATGGGCGAGACGCATCTGCCGGCCCGCTTCGAAAATCGCATCAGCACGCGCGACGGCGGCTGGAAACACATCGAATGGACCGTCGCACCGGAACCGGACGGGGTGAACTTCATCGCCGTCGGGCGCGACCTCAGCTACGCAAAGGCCCGCGAGGCCGAGCTCGCGCTGGCGCAGGACGCGCTGCGGCAGAGCCAGAAGATGGAGGCGATGGGCAGCCTGACCGGCGGCGTGGCGCATGATTTCAATAACCTGCTCACCCCGATCATCGGTTCGCTCGATTTGCTGATGCGCAAGGGCGTCGGCAGCGAACGCGAGCGGCGGTTGATCGACGGCGCGCTGCAATCGGCCGAGCGTGCCAAGACTTTGGTCCAGCGCCTGCTCGCGTTCGCCCGCCGGCAGCCGCTCCAATCGACCGCGGTCGATGTCGCACGGCTGGTCGACGGCCTGGTCGAGCTGCTCGGCTCGACGCTGGGGCCGATGATCGACCTGCGTGTCGACGTCGCGGCCGATCTGCCACCGGCCAAGGCGGACCCGAACCAGCTGGAAATGGCGCTGCTCAATCTGGCGGTCAACGCCCGGGACGCGATGCCGGACGGCGGCACCCTGACGGTCAAGGCGACGCGCGAGAGCGTCCGTTCGGAGGATCCGGCGGGTATCCGGCGGGGGCATTATGTCCGCATCTGCGTCGAGGACACGGGCGCGGGCATGGACGAGACCACGCTGCGCCGTGCGACCGAACCGTTCTTCTCGACCAAGGGTATCGGCAAGGGCACCGGGCTCGGCCTGTCGATGGTTCACGGCCTTGCCGCGCAGCTCGGCGGCGGGTTGTCGATCGACAGCACGCCGGGCCTGGGGACCACCATCGCGCTATGGCTGCCGATCAGCCTGACCGGGATCGAGAGCGACGAACCGGTCTCCGAAGCGCCGACCCCGGTCAAGGCGCTCGGCGTCGCACTGCTGGTCGATGACGAGGAACTGGTGCGGATAAGCACCGCCGACATGCTGATCGATCTCGGCTACGAGGTGGTGGAGGCGACGTCGGCCGAGATCGCGGTCCAGTTCATCGAGAATGGATTGAACCCCGATGTCGTCGTCACCGACCATCTGATGCCCGGCATGAGCGGCGCGCAACTCGCGCGGCTGCTCAAGGTCGACCGGCCCGACCTGCCGGTCCTGATCGTCTCGGGCTACGCGGAGGCGGACGGGATCGATCCCGATATCGCGCGGCTGACCAAGCCGTTCCGCAATGCGGAGCTGGCGACGAGCCTGGCCGCGCTGGTCCCCGGCACATCCGAATAG
- a CDS encoding GFA family protein, with protein MAEPDRTYAITGGCRCGGIRYTVTTAPLFVMACHCTDCQQQTSSAFSLGMPVEKDGFSLTGEPVAHPKTADSGNESRAYRCPTCAVWTHTMTDGSPDLVIVRPSTLDDARWVRPVAQIFVRSALPWATLAVPHSYDEEFDDPSGIVETFRASGIFERVA; from the coding sequence ATGGCCGAACCGGACAGGACGTACGCGATCACTGGCGGTTGCCGGTGTGGAGGCATCCGATACACCGTCACGACGGCGCCGCTGTTCGTGATGGCGTGCCATTGCACCGACTGCCAGCAGCAGACGTCGAGCGCGTTCTCGCTCGGAATGCCGGTCGAAAAGGACGGCTTTTCGCTGACCGGCGAGCCCGTCGCCCACCCCAAGACCGCCGACAGCGGCAACGAGAGCCGGGCCTATCGATGCCCGACCTGTGCGGTATGGACCCATACCATGACGGACGGATCGCCGGACTTGGTGATCGTGCGCCCCTCGACGCTCGACGACGCCCGGTGGGTCCGACCCGTCGCGCAGATCTTCGTCCGAAGCGCGCTGCCATGGGCGACGCTCGCCGTTCCGCACAGCTATGACGAGGAGTTCGACGATCCGTCCGGGATCGTCGAGACCTTCCGGGCATCGGGGATATTCGAGCGCGTCGCGTGA
- a CDS encoding epoxide hydrolase family protein, with the protein MAEPFLIAVPDDRLATIRAKVAAFDWAMVPDAGDWRSGVGLADLKRLVDHWLTRYDWRAQERRLNALPQFTAEVQGQRLHFIHARGDGSRPPLLLLHGWPGSILEFEALIAPLVADGHDVVVPSLPGYAFSGRPLSPIGPKKTAALMHALMVDLFGQRRYLVQGGDWGAAIGGWMAHDHPEAIAGLHLNMVILQAEDAVPKKPDELAWAARRAKLAKEETGYSQEQGSRPQTLGIAMSDSPVGVAAWILEKFGAWADVPRDGHGRPDLWTAFDADTLITNIMLYLVEGSFVTSTWIYRGRVLEGSGTFPAGTRITVPTAVAAFPDPVFPPPPRSHAQKTYDIVQWTEMPAGGHFAALEQPEFLLADMRRFFASRIVSDQGAKRSTARRTLSILAATLAAAAVYTRATTRAIERDVPPDGGFIDVAGARIHYVDRGAGPAIVLMHGLGAQLRNFSYGVADALANTHRIILIDRPGSGYSQPSAEQPGILAQSAIIAALIDRLALDRPLLVGHSLAGAVALGVATHHPGSVGGLALLAPMTQPPGSIPAPVAGAIRDGITARTMFAHIFGTPISRAAYRLRWGKIFAPDPVPTDFAIRGGGALGDRPVSVNAAMVELASADADLAEIAARYQALTIPVALLYGRDDEVIDPMVDGKAAVAAIPGATLAMTDGGHMLPVAHPQATAAFIRTCAKRM; encoded by the coding sequence ATGGCCGAACCGTTCCTCATCGCCGTGCCGGACGACCGGCTCGCCACCATTCGCGCGAAGGTCGCGGCGTTCGACTGGGCCATGGTGCCCGACGCGGGCGACTGGCGGTCGGGCGTCGGCCTCGCCGATCTGAAGCGGCTCGTCGATCACTGGCTGACGCGGTACGACTGGCGGGCGCAGGAACGCCGGCTCAACGCCCTGCCGCAGTTCACTGCCGAGGTGCAGGGGCAGCGCCTCCACTTCATCCATGCGCGTGGCGACGGCTCGCGTCCCCCGCTCCTCCTCCTGCACGGCTGGCCGGGCTCGATCCTCGAATTCGAGGCCCTGATCGCGCCGCTGGTCGCCGATGGCCACGACGTCGTGGTCCCGTCGCTTCCGGGCTATGCCTTTTCGGGTCGACCGCTGTCACCGATCGGGCCGAAAAAGACCGCCGCGCTGATGCACGCGCTGATGGTCGATCTGTTCGGGCAGCGCCGCTACCTCGTCCAGGGGGGCGACTGGGGGGCTGCGATCGGCGGATGGATGGCGCACGACCATCCGGAGGCGATTGCCGGGCTCCATCTGAACATGGTGATCCTCCAGGCCGAGGATGCGGTACCGAAAAAGCCCGACGAACTCGCCTGGGCTGCCAGGCGCGCGAAACTCGCCAAGGAAGAAACCGGCTATTCGCAGGAGCAGGGCTCGCGCCCGCAGACGCTCGGCATCGCGATGTCCGACAGCCCGGTCGGCGTCGCGGCGTGGATCCTCGAGAAGTTCGGGGCGTGGGCCGACGTGCCGCGCGACGGGCACGGCCGTCCCGATCTGTGGACGGCGTTCGACGCGGACACGCTGATCACCAACATCATGCTGTATCTGGTCGAGGGATCGTTCGTGACCTCGACCTGGATTTACCGCGGCCGCGTGCTGGAGGGCTCGGGCACCTTCCCCGCCGGAACCCGGATCACGGTGCCGACCGCGGTCGCGGCCTTTCCCGACCCGGTCTTCCCGCCGCCGCCGCGGTCGCACGCGCAGAAGACCTACGACATCGTCCAATGGACCGAGATGCCCGCCGGCGGCCATTTCGCCGCGCTGGAGCAGCCCGAGTTTCTTCTCGCGGACATGCGCCGGTTCTTCGCATCCAGGATCGTGTCGGACCAGGGCGCGAAACGCTCGACCGCACGGCGGACGCTCAGCATCCTCGCCGCGACGCTGGCCGCCGCGGCCGTCTATACCCGCGCGACGACCAGGGCGATCGAACGCGACGTGCCCCCGGACGGCGGGTTCATCGATGTTGCAGGCGCGCGGATCCATTATGTCGATCGCGGCGCCGGCCCCGCGATCGTCCTGATGCACGGTCTCGGCGCCCAACTCCGCAACTTCTCGTACGGCGTCGCCGACGCGCTGGCGAACACCCATCGCATCATCCTCATAGACCGCCCCGGCTCCGGCTATTCGCAGCCGTCGGCAGAGCAGCCCGGCATCCTCGCCCAGTCGGCGATTATCGCAGCCCTGATCGACAGACTCGCGCTCGACCGCCCTCTCCTCGTCGGGCATTCCCTGGCCGGCGCCGTGGCGCTCGGCGTCGCCACGCACCATCCGGGCTCGGTTGGCGGCCTCGCGCTGCTGGCGCCGATGACGCAGCCGCCAGGGTCGATCCCCGCGCCGGTGGCCGGGGCGATCAGGGACGGCATCACCGCGCGCACGATGTTCGCGCATATCTTCGGTACGCCGATCAGCCGTGCGGCCTACCGGCTGCGGTGGGGCAAGATCTTCGCACCCGATCCGGTCCCGACCGACTTCGCGATCCGTGGCGGCGGCGCACTGGGTGACCGCCCGGTGTCCGTCAATGCCGCGATGGTCGAGCTGGCCAGCGCCGACGCCGACCTTGCCGAGATCGCCGCCCGCTATCAGGCGCTGACGATCCCGGTTGCGCTGTTATATGGTCGTGACGACGAGGTGATCGACCCCATGGTCGACGGCAAGGCCGCGGTCGCGGCGATCCCCGGTGCCACGCTCGCGATGACGGACGGCGGTCACATGCTGCCGGTCGCGCATCCGCAGGCGACCGCCGCCTTCATCCGCACATGCGCAAAGAGGATGTAG
- a CDS encoding opacity protein, which translates to MKKLLLAAVATAFLVPVAASAQDSAPATTQDGSRAFGIEPYVGVMGGYEGFDSNPGAGIPTSRPGNRLKGGLVEGVAGVNVPLGPVFVGVEGNVAKGFTGSVDWEYGVHGRVGVRAGETGLFYGKVGYRWVNFDRYGENSRDYGSVSYGIGGEVGLKALGLDGLVKKEGIRLRTEISTTGNFHTVRPMAGVIAHF; encoded by the coding sequence ATGAAGAAGCTGCTTCTTGCGGCGGTTGCGACCGCGTTCCTGGTCCCCGTCGCTGCATCCGCCCAGGATTCGGCCCCGGCCACGACCCAGGACGGTTCGCGCGCGTTCGGGATCGAGCCGTATGTCGGCGTCATGGGCGGCTATGAAGGCTTCGACAGCAACCCCGGCGCCGGCATCCCGACGTCGCGCCCCGGCAACCGTCTGAAGGGCGGCCTGGTCGAGGGCGTCGCGGGCGTCAACGTGCCGCTCGGCCCCGTCTTCGTCGGCGTCGAAGGCAACGTCGCCAAGGGCTTCACCGGCTCGGTCGACTGGGAATATGGCGTCCACGGCCGCGTCGGCGTGCGCGCTGGCGAGACCGGCCTGTTCTACGGCAAGGTCGGCTATCGCTGGGTCAATTTCGACCGCTACGGTGAGAACAGCCGCGACTATGGCAGCGTCTCCTACGGCATCGGCGGCGAAGTCGGCCTGAAGGCCCTGGGCCTCGACGGCCTGGTCAAGAAGGAAGGCATCCGCCTGCGCACCGAGATCTCGACGACCGGCAACTTCCACACGGTTCGCCCGATGGCCGGCGTGATCGCGCACTTCTAA
- a CDS encoding EI24 domain-containing protein: MFRAFFLSLGQLGDPPVLRVFVKSMAVTLLVFAGLGVGVWWTTRTALGADGIAAAVAILASALALWLLFRAVAIAVISIFADDVVAAVEARHYPAARASARPVPFHRGLTMGLASAARVVGVNLLMLPVYIALLVTGIGTAAAFFLVNGWLLGRDLGDMVAARHMDAAAMRGWRATTKAPRFLLGLANTGLFVVPVLNIAAPVLGAAMATHFFHRNSV, translated from the coding sequence ATGTTCCGCGCCTTCTTCCTATCGCTCGGCCAGCTCGGCGACCCGCCGGTCCTGCGCGTCTTCGTCAAGTCGATGGCGGTGACCCTGCTCGTCTTCGCAGGCCTCGGCGTCGGGGTGTGGTGGACGACGCGCACCGCGCTCGGCGCCGACGGGATCGCGGCGGCGGTGGCGATCCTCGCCTCGGCGCTCGCGCTGTGGCTGCTGTTCCGCGCGGTCGCGATCGCGGTGATCAGCATCTTCGCCGACGACGTCGTCGCCGCGGTCGAGGCCCGGCATTACCCTGCTGCACGCGCCAGCGCGCGTCCCGTCCCGTTCCACCGCGGGCTGACGATGGGGCTGGCCTCCGCCGCGCGGGTGGTCGGCGTCAACCTGCTGATGCTGCCCGTCTATATCGCGCTGCTGGTCACCGGGATCGGCACCGCCGCCGCCTTCTTCCTCGTCAACGGCTGGCTGCTCGGGCGCGATCTCGGCGACATGGTCGCGGCCCGGCACATGGACGCAGCGGCGATGCGGGGCTGGCGTGCGACGACCAAGGCGCCGCGCTTCCTGCTGGGCCTTGCGAACACCGGGCTGTTCGTGGTTCCGGTACTCAACATCGCCGCCCCCGTCCTGGGCGCGGCGATGGCGACGCATTTCTTCCACAGGAACAGTGTATGA
- a CDS encoding adenosine kinase, with product MSTPTYDVVAIGNAIVDILSTCDDAFIDEIGVTKGSMQLMFSPEEADALYAKMGPGREVSGGSAANTVAGIAALGGKCGFIGQVADDQLGQVFAHDVRSVGIRFDTAVRAGDPTTARCLIFVTPDGQRTMNTFLGASQFLPAAALDADLIADAAILYLEGYLWDPEEPRAAMRAGIDIARKAGRKVAFTLSDTFCIGRHGGDFRALIADGLIDIMFANEAELTALAETDDYEAALAKIAAQVPTLVATRGAHGACAVQGGNRVSVKAQPIDKVVDTTGAGDLFAAGFLHGQAQGKTLEESLTLGSICAAEIISHYGARPNVDLKALAAEKLG from the coding sequence TTGAGCACCCCCACATACGACGTCGTCGCGATCGGCAACGCCATCGTTGACATCCTGAGCACCTGCGACGATGCGTTCATCGACGAGATCGGCGTGACCAAGGGCTCGATGCAGCTGATGTTCTCGCCCGAGGAAGCCGACGCGCTCTATGCCAAGATGGGCCCGGGCCGCGAAGTATCGGGCGGGTCCGCCGCCAACACCGTCGCGGGCATCGCCGCGCTGGGCGGCAAGTGCGGCTTCATCGGCCAGGTCGCCGACGACCAGCTCGGTCAGGTGTTCGCGCACGACGTGCGCAGCGTCGGCATCCGCTTCGACACCGCGGTCCGCGCGGGCGATCCGACCACCGCGCGCTGCCTGATCTTCGTCACGCCCGACGGCCAGCGGACGATGAACACCTTCCTCGGCGCGTCGCAGTTCCTGCCCGCGGCGGCCCTCGACGCCGATCTGATCGCCGACGCCGCGATTTTGTATCTCGAAGGCTATCTCTGGGATCCCGAGGAGCCGCGCGCGGCGATGCGCGCCGGGATCGACATCGCCCGCAAGGCCGGCCGCAAGGTCGCGTTCACGCTGAGCGACACCTTTTGCATCGGCCGCCACGGCGGCGACTTCCGCGCGCTGATCGCCGACGGCCTGATCGACATCATGTTCGCCAACGAAGCCGAACTGACCGCGCTCGCCGAGACTGACGACTATGAAGCGGCGCTCGCCAAGATCGCGGCGCAGGTCCCGACGCTGGTCGCCACGCGCGGCGCGCACGGCGCCTGCGCGGTGCAGGGCGGCAATCGCGTCTCGGTCAAGGCGCAGCCGATCGACAAGGTCGTCGACACCACCGGCGCGGGCGACCTGTTCGCGGCAGGCTTCCTGCACGGGCAGGCGCAGGGCAAGACGCTCGAGGAGTCGCTGACGCTCGGGTCGATCTGCGCTGCCGAGATCATCTCGCATTACGGTGCGCGGCCGAACGTCGACCTGAAGGCGCTGGCCGCCGAGAAGCTCGGCTGA